A region from the Mycobacterium heidelbergense genome encodes:
- a CDS encoding DUF559 domain-containing protein, with translation MGKGTPFVGTEAVDAGTLTEHELRRSCIRIYRNVYQRRGSGLTAKDRAVAAWLWSGKKAVVAGNSAAALLGAEWVDPHAPAELISDRKRPPPLIITRNDTLLAGEIANVDGVPVTSPARTAFDLGRQPGLTAAVIRIDALARATGLVVDDVEPLIDAHPGARGAKQLRRVLPLVDAGAESPQETRTRLVLIRGGLARPQTQIVVRNMWGAVLARIDMGWERWLVGVEYDGPQHWTDPRIRAKDIERTAELESRGWRLVRVSADLLRHRPDVIVDRARRALQAAGGPF, from the coding sequence ATGGGGAAGGGGACACCATTCGTCGGTACGGAGGCGGTTGACGCCGGCACGCTGACCGAACACGAGCTACGGCGCTCGTGCATAAGGATCTACCGCAATGTCTACCAACGGCGCGGCAGCGGACTGACCGCGAAGGATCGGGCTGTGGCTGCCTGGCTGTGGTCCGGAAAGAAGGCCGTCGTCGCCGGGAACTCCGCGGCTGCGCTGCTTGGTGCGGAGTGGGTCGATCCCCATGCACCGGCGGAGCTCATCAGCGATCGCAAACGTCCGCCGCCGTTGATCATCACCCGCAACGACACCTTGCTGGCCGGCGAGATCGCGAACGTCGATGGCGTGCCGGTCACGTCGCCCGCCCGCACAGCCTTCGACCTCGGCCGGCAACCTGGGTTGACGGCCGCTGTCATCCGGATTGATGCTCTGGCGAGGGCGACCGGGCTCGTGGTCGATGACGTTGAACCGCTGATCGATGCGCACCCCGGCGCCCGGGGCGCGAAGCAGCTGCGACGGGTATTGCCCCTCGTCGATGCCGGGGCCGAATCACCCCAGGAGACGAGGACCAGGCTCGTCCTGATCCGCGGGGGTCTGGCCAGGCCGCAGACGCAGATCGTGGTGCGCAATATGTGGGGCGCGGTGCTGGCCCGCATCGACATGGGGTGGGAGCGGTGGCTCGTCGGCGTCGAATACGACGGTCCCCAACACTGGACAGACCCGCGCATCCGCGCCAAGGACATCGAACGCACGGCCGAGCTGGAGAGTCGGGGGTGGCGCCTGGTCCGGGTCAGCGCCGACCTGCTGCGGCATCGGCCGGACGTGATTGTGGACCGCGCCCGCCGCGCACTGCAGGCCGCCGGCGGCCCATTCTGA